From the Cydia amplana chromosome 8, ilCydAmpl1.1, whole genome shotgun sequence genome, the window AGCAAACGTCTTAGACTCGTTAATTAGAAATGAAAATTTGAGTACGGCAACTTTAGATTTAAGCAAAGTTGGGACAGAGGAATCCGTTGGCATTACAGGAGGTCAACGCAACCCTTTAAAAACGACGAAATCCGACAATTCCTTATACGATCGCTTCAGAAAGTCTAGAGGTTCCAAAGAACTTAGGCATTCATTAAAGAGACGCAGTTTAAAAAGGTCCTCTTCAGGAGGTAGACTCGACTCTATTACTGAATTTCCTAGGGAGGCTTTATGTTCTTTACCATCTATTGAAGAAAATAGATCAtcgataaaatatgtaaatgccAAACCAAAACCCAAGTTAAAAGCAAAGATAACTGGAACAGTGGAAGTATCTCCACCAACTAGTGCTTTGAAATTTAAAGTTGGAGAAGTTGTTGTAGAGGAAAAGCCTCGTGCTTTGAAAAAAGAAATTTCATTTAGCAGTAGCGTTGATTCTAGTTTTGATGACTGTCCAGAAAATCGGAACAGGTCAATTACTAATGCATTGCGTAAAAGTAGAATGCGGTCTTCTATCCGTAGAAAAACCGACCTTGAAAGTAATGTTCCTTCGCCTGAACCTGACGACAGTaatttctgggataaaataGGCAAAAGGGAGACCGTTTaccttttaaaaagaaaacaaaatatagAAGATGCTAGAGAAAAACATCGAAGAGCTCTATTTTGGTTTCCAGAAGACGAGGCACCAAGTGCAAATGAAGATCATATTGAGTCTCCCCCTAATGTAAATGACTCTCATAAAACAGACTCATTGGATATTGAGAATACCGCTAAGCAGCAAGATACAACAAATATTGATGTTAGCGATGTTACAGTTGAAGCATCGATTTTACCCAAGGAACCTGAGTTGCCTTCATCCGATATTAATAGTAATATGCAGCTAACGAATCctgaaataaaaaatgataataaacATTCTTCGTTATTTGGTTCTAAAGAGGTAAAAGAAATCTCAACAAAACAAGCCAGTGAAACAATCTATCAAGATGTGAATAAACCACTGATATCAGATGGTATCTTAAATGTTAAACAAGAAAAGTCAAATGCAAGAATAGTAAATAACAGCGACGTCAAAAAGCCTGACGAAGTTGAAGTTAGTAATCAGGTGCcgcaaattaacaaaaatattaagtttCCCAAAAGTGAGGAGGACAAAATTAGTAAACTTGACAAAGCACCAGAACAATCAATGAATCCATTGGTGCcctctaataaaaatattaaagaagtgCTTTTGCAGGAACatagtgaaagtgttatttgtTCGAAATCAATAAGACCGGAAGATCTAAAAGTCATAGAAACAAAAGATGACATAATTCTTAAGCCAAGGAAAACAGATGTCGCTGTTTTGGATAATAAAGTAAATGATAGCAAACAGGAATCTTCAAAAGAATTTAAAACGGAAGAAAAAATATGTCCTGTGCATGGCAAAAAAGATAAAACCACTTCGCAAATTGAAACAAATGCAGAATCTTCTAAAGTTAAGAAAGCAGAATCTCCAGAATCGTCAAAGATGGAGGATAAGACTTCTCCTTTACATAGTAAAAAAGTAATCATGTCTCCTTATGTTGAAACAAAGgcagaattaaataaaattaaagaacAAGAGTCCTCAAAAGCGAAACAAACTGGGGAAAATAATAGTACTGATAGCAAAAAAGAGGGCATGCCCTTGCATATAAGCGTAAAGGTAGAGTCGTCGATACCATCTACTATCACTAAAGTATCAACTGTGGAACAAGCAGATAGTGAGGGTTGTATGTCACCTGAGACTACATATAAAACAGTTGAGGTAAGGGTTGATTCAGAAGCAAATACACAAGAAGCGAACACCGTTACTGAAAAGGCAGTGGAGAGCCCTTCTTCTGAGGCGGCACCTTCACAAATACCAGTAATTATAGAATCTGTAAACATTCCAAAAGAAGAAACTGCAGTTAATAATGAAGAGCAAAAAGCAAGAGAGATTATAAAGGCTGAAAATAAATCTataaacaaggaaaaagaacaACCAAGACAATCACCATCACTAGAGATTACAAAGGTCCCGATCAGAAAGCCAGTTAAAGAAGAACTGGCAGTTAGGCCTCTTATAGCTACTCCTCGTCCTCTACAAAAGAAGAGTCCTCAAGTCATTCATTCATCGAGTTCATCCTCGTCGTCTTCAGAAGAAGATACGTCAGATGATGAGGATGCAGACGAGTCAGATACCAGCGAGGAATCTACAGAGTTCTTCGAGTGCGAAACCACCGCAGACGGCAGGACTTCCACGGGATCTAACGATTCTGGATTTGACTCTTCGGCACCAACGTCACCAGCAGGTTTCGTCCACGTTAAAAAAGGTAAAAGAGGCCTTATATGCACAGATTAATTAGGAAAACACGTTTTCACATTTACACTGTCACACAAACCTACTAATAAACTTCTAACGAGTTCCAAAAAGTCCTGAGGTCCGTTCTCGATTGGTAAGAATTGTCAACTCacatgtttaaaatataaactataaCAATATCTTTTGATCGGCCCCGAGAGTTGACCTCCCGACTAATGCACGATTGCTTTTGCACGGCTTAGCTTAGCATAAGTAATTATACGTCCAATACTCTTCGTTTAGCGGCTGGACGTCTCGTTACCTATTTTGTTTTAGACTGCGATGTAAACTGCCATCGAAAATGTGAAAAGTTGACAGCGAACCTGTGCGGGGTGAACCAGCGGCTTTTAGTGGAAGCTCTGTCATCTCGAAGCGCCTCTGTCGTCTCTAAAAGAGGTGGgtaataatttcatagaaatggGTCTAAAAGGAACCTTAACGATGATAGTAGTTGTCGTTTCCACAGGACAGAATTTGAACTCGAGCGTCGTAAATACTGTCGTCAGACGACTAGACgttaatagttttatgttttcaGGCCGTAAATCATCTTCATTCGGACGGTTATTATTAGTTCAAAAATAAAAGATTGTAAAAATTTAGCCAATAAaagtaaatatctgggagaccgagcaaagctcggaaaacataaaaactcgaaaatgcgcgttttcccagggataagacctagctagatcgatttttcgcccccgaaaacccccatatatatatatacatatatatatatatatatatatatatatatatatatatatatatatatatatatatatatatatatatatatatataatcaaataaataaatatgcaagaattgctcgtttaaaggtattagattaaagTAACCTCAGTACGTCAATGGTTTTTAACGACCAATATGtgcatttttgtttaatttggaTACCTAATATTATGCGTTCGTTTGTTTTCATTGGAAGGCAAACTTATAAAGATTTGTCACAAAGCACATGatgattataataaataaataaaaagtagtgAATAGGCGCTTTAATGCGTATTTGTTTATTTGCCGAGAGAGAACACCGCGTGGGTAGTACCTGGACATCGGCCAATCACTCCTCGCTCACCTGAACAGAATTAATAGCATCAATTGCCACTGAAATTAACTTTAAGAGACAAGCACGATTACGATTTACCCAAAATAGACATTGAGATTGAAAACAAGTAATTATGTATATCAAAGTGAGCTTACGTAAGAATAAATCgaatattttcaaatttaatttcctaatgtatattttattacgtatgtatgtacattgATTTTGTAGTTTGAAGTGACTTAATATTTAGCGTttctaaatgtatttttttattattagtgcAATCTATACCGAAAGACAAGACGGATGTACGTGCATTTTTctgcaataagtacctacttattgcacGTACCTACGCGATAGATCAAGCGTACGACAGCTCGAGGAAAAAGAACGAAGACCGATTCTCGTGATCGTGATCAATCGACTGTATCGACGAGCACTATCGTCGATTATTTTGGCTGGTCTTCAAACGTCTCCGTAGTATTTTTATTCTCGATTTCCGACAACATATACTTTGGCATTGATTCGATGTCTGTTGATTTTTCAAAGtaatttttgttacattttatgGAATCGGCGTTTGTTTTTGATAGATTTACGTTTTTAGTGAAAAAAATTCGGcgatgtatttaattaaaaaaaaactaattaacgtaacatacattattttattgtaaaattcaCTGAATGAAATTCCAACAAGTAGATATATTTGCATCCCCTTTTTTCTTcctaatttcatattataactacctatacatatttctTTTCAATGCACTTTCTTCTGCATTTTCTTTTAATGCATTTTTCTAATCtatactatttctattttacAATTTCTATATTACATTGTTTATTTATCTTTTAACAGTTAAGACTTAAAAGCAAAACTATAGAGAGTTAAATTAACAAGTACGCCGGCAGCATTGGCTATCTACACAACAATGGCAGTAACAGGCGACTTTGCGTGACTAATGGAAAATATGAATAAACTAAAGATTACAAATGCCAAAACAATAATCGATTGCAAGATAATGCTTGCAACAAGACAAATATTAACGAGCCGAAATGAACTATGAAAGCTAAAAGACCTACTTAAGACTACCTAGAATTTCAATTCAACCGAACCCTGTGAAATTATCTTACATAATTTTAAGAAATGGATATTTCACACACAATACCTACTTCTCacaaatacatacaatacacaGGCTAGGTAACGTGTTGAATTGAGAACCGATTAACCAGAGAACCGATTAACCAGCATTGTGTACGCAGGTGGCGAGACTCCCGGGACGTCCGCGGCGGCGCCCAACACGCCCGACTTCCACGAGCAGGAGCTCGGTGAGCCTCCGACACTGCAACCTTGCATCACGCATGCCACTACTTTTACATCTACATCTACTATACTCTTACATCTTTCTTAAACCTCATTTATCAAAGCAtcattgttccaaatttcagTAAACTCTGATCCACAAAAGAATTTATGTTTTACTGGATATACAGgttgttgcctgtaacacgagcaaataattaaaacatatattatactcctcaaactataaaacttttagtAGTTtaactactttaaaaaaattatgaatccttcagacttcctctttttcatacaaaataaatagtgccttcaatgtacgctgacatcagtgtgtttgacgttgcttgtcacgcttcaaacataacaaaatttgcaatacattccgtcttagaataaactttaaagtgtaataaaaatcaaaacataaattatttttaaaagttgctgaacaaatgttggtcagtttgaggagtacagcctacagtttaatttattgctcctgttacaggaagcaccctgtataacggCTAAATTAGCAGAAAAAATCGAAAATTTGGTCGGTAATTTTTGATTGTTTCCCAGGATGTTATGTATTTTAGAATAGACGAGTGTTCTATGTATTGCTTGTGCAGTAAAATTTAGAATTGTGTTAACCGTTTTGCTCCGCAAGCACTAATCAAACATTACCTCTTCATTACTTTCAAAACACTACATTTTCATTAGGTACATCATTAGAATAAGTACTAAATGCAAGTTCCCTCTAGTTAATGTAGCTGTAAATTAGAACTCACATTGTATTTTGTTTTCATAAAAATGTATCTGGGTAAAAAAGGGATTACCTAAAAGAAAGGCCTAATACGAGTACTAAACTATTTGGTTGAGTTATGATCTCGCGTTACAATAACTTTAGGCatagataaataagtaggtacctaagttgtAGTAAATATATGGAgcgagcatttattttatttctctaggCCTTAGGTGACCTTAACCTTAAGTGTTctcaatttaaattatattcgTGTTATACATGCCCAAATAAACATGTGTAAATATTAATACATGCTCCTACTATTCCCGGAAGTTAAAACAATTCGTGATTTATTGGAAATGTAAAGTGATCAGCTAGATAAATCACTTACAATATTTCGGACTTGCAACAGACTAAATTATCTGCCAACGAAACTAGACCAGAGTAATAATTTCGGAAAGATCAACTGAGACGCGATTATTATAAATGCCAAGTGCCcagtttgttttaaattatcattCGTTATTTGCAGTTCGTTAATATAATGGTaagtaaatatatgcctaatagcttagataaaatattttcttgatcttctaaatagtattttatacaatcgtgatattataatggagagcttttcagtcgagtaccgtctttaggcaacgaagcttgctgatttgctaagtaaggtacgagattgaaaagcttgattatatcactattgtatacaatactttttctacgagtcaactaaaaaaaatacttaaaactagtagaagaatcatatatgtaggtaaaaaaaccaaaagtatacagctaagatgcgcgagcagccgcgataccttcatactcatacgcgacccggcccccgcgcccctcgcccccggccggttggtcaacgacaccttctcgtaactcatgaggccctacCTATTACTTCAATTATGCATGACAGATAAGATCTCTTACAGCGATCTGAAAATCGTAAAAACTATTTCGAATTTAAGTGGGTTCAGCAACCCGTAAATGCAGTAACCCGTAGCAACTGGAACATTGATAGTATATACGATTGATTGTGTTTaattagggccgatacagacggactgatgtaccgtcggcgtgcagttcctatACAAGTTGCAGTAGGGTTGTAGTCCatctgtaccggcccttaggATGGACCGGTACGTGCCGGTACAGATGGActgaggatgatgatgatataattGCATGTCACGCGAAAGCCCCAGTTATTATACAGGTTAAAAGGAAAGGGGACGAACAATTCTCCATTTCGCCTTTAGTCTTAATTTAAAACAGTGGAGCAGCCACTTAGCTTTTACACAAATTCTGTAAGCGCCCCATTTCGCTTCGCACCGAGCACTTGTGGTCGCCCCACTTCGGGTTCCGCGTTCCAGCAAAACTTCCTACAGTTCTGACGCAACTATTAACTATCTAAATTCACTCTATCTACCTGTAAAACTAAAATCAAAACATGCCGAGTTGTTGTATAACTTCCGATTATGTGGACTCTTACTCGTAAATATGAACTAACTTTTTATAAAACGGCATCATAagttcataaaaatataatatttttatgacaaatgAAAGAGATAAAAAGTTGAAGAGGACAGTTTGTTAGGAATTTGACGATTGACAACAAGGGGGAGTTAGGGCGGTAGGCGACATTATAGATATTGGCATTTCTAGTTTCTAGTtcatacatattaataaattgATATGTTGTTATAGTTAAAAATATTGACGATATGAGCCTTTTTAGCGAGAACAACGCCTGTTGTCTACCTCTATCTTTTATCAATCTATGAGGAAGAAATTATTCAATTTACAATAACTTCTTCCTAATCGCCCCAATTCCTTCAAAGTACGATTTCGTAATGAAGCTACTCGAACACGATCAACGACCACTTACTTATTGAACAAAATAGTAATTAAGAACTCTTGCTTAAAATACTACTTCAATATAGGCTAGAATAAACGGAAATTCTCTATTCTCCAGTAAGGTACTTAGTTCCCTTTAAAGTGCATAGGTGGCGCGGTAattagttataattattttaggcTAGCGAATTTGTAATGTACTCATGACACTTTCCCAATATACGCCATAAGAAGCACACGCTGTTTGTCTCCGACTCCCCTCAAGACCCTCCGACCTCCGCCCACGTGCAACcaataaggcccacttgcaccattccactaacccagggttaaccggttaaacatgcatttaccatggttaccagtacaatttgacactaggttaacgatttaaccacacaaccccgggttagtgggatggtgcaagtgggtttAAGAGTACTATACTACtactaatactactactacttaataataataatgggaGAAGGGTGACCGACAAAGTAATGCTAAAAGGTAATGTTGAGCACGGTACCTACAAATATAACTTTGAAAATAGAAGGAggaaataacctaacctaacattaTACTTGACAAAATCGCAGGTTATTCGCGAGCCTATTCCCGGAGAGACCAACGACCGATCAAACGCTAACATAAACCTCGAAACAACGGACAACCGACATGTTATTCGCGACTTCTGTAAATAAAGAGATATTAATGAGTTTGGTGGGCTTCGCGCAACCGCATGCCAAATGCACAGATTGTAACTACTACCGAGTGCCGACGCATTATTTATTACGATGGGCTGAGCAGATTGATGGGCATCATTAAATGCACGCATTTTCATTTGCCGGTGGTTTAGTTTATCGGTAATAAATCCTGTGTTAGATAACACCATAGGCATCCTCCTACATGAGTATTATAATGAACATTGGTAGGAAGTAGTATATAATCCCGTTTTAATACATACTAAGACAAGTTCAAACcaagaataataattattaagccCCATTCCGAATTCGCCGACGACGACGTTATTCTTTAAGTTCTCATAAGTTCAACAACTTCAACAGTACCTACTGTAACATTTTCCGCCCATATTGAGTCCCAAAAAAATCTTTAGTTCTTAATAGttcttatataaaaaaaaagtgcctAGAGCGCTTGGTTGGTACTGTCTGTTGACTTTTATAATTAAAGATAATGAATTATTTACCTgcttcggcctgttttaaagtCGACTCGGGTTATGTTACAATAATCTACCAAATTCAATTCCTCCAGTTTAAGGAAGTAAATCGTTGTCACATTCATCTAGTTCTCCCGAAATTACATGGCGACCTTGATATTGCTCCGTCTAATCTCAACTAATATTTTTAGCAACGGCCGCGATCTCAGGCGAGGTGAAAGAGAATTAATTTGACACACATGCTCTTCGCGAATTATGTCATAATCGTAATAGTGTTTGGCGGATCATATGATAATTAGCTGTGATGCGCACTACTCGAACCTTTTAATAATACTGTGACGTAGCTTGAAGCTAACCCTCTCCTATTTCCTAATCCTCTTAacatatgtatataggtatattaggtaAGAACCTAAATTATTGTCAGGGCTACGATCTACTGTCTGTCTGAGAACTTATTTGATTGTTATGCCGATTATGTCTAAAGCTAACATTGTTTGTTGGATAAACTGTTAATTATCGCAGGCGCTCAATTCTCAGTATCCGCCTGTCGGGTTTCAAACTATTATATCTACATACATAAGTAGATAAGTTCTTTTCCAAGTTtccttaaatttgttaaatatcattcaaaagtcaattctaccgcattttttttaactgacaAGTTATAAATTGATTCTTAAGCATTACGGAGTGTTGCGAATGAGGGACTTGCGGGAGACAGTATACTTGTCAGCGCAATATCGGAATTCTCAAATTAGCCGCACTGCTGTACCGCACCGTTCGCGTAGGCCGGGGACAACAGCGCGATATATTCTCACACCCAGACACGATACGGTTATTATCGAACGCTGAACAGTTAATAACATAGAAATGGACGTagtaatagattttttttatgtttacgcTTACAGAGAGCGTCTAGTAAGGTGTCACCAATTTTTGACGGAGACGTATCGAACTCTTGAGTaatatcaaagagaatagagtgtatataGAGGCTAGAGTGTTTACACGAGTATAGGCCAAATGTATGACGCCATAGCATAGTTAGTTTAGTGGTGATTTTGGCTACGGAGCTGGTGGTCTGGGCTTGAATTTCAATACGATcatttttaacttttatcaatAAGTTTTTATGTCCATCCTTTaaatctataggtacctaaataatgtcCCTAAATACAATAATTTGCGTAAGATTGCCCTTTTATGTTCATTGTTACGTACGGTCGGTGCCCCAACTTAAGTACACCAAAGTTGCCATACTAATTAATTGTATAGAAAAGTGTATACTTATGTTAGGGAACCACCCCGCCGCGCGCTATTTGGATTATCCCCGTACCGGACGATGTTGCGTATGCAGTGACCATTCGTGTGACCGTTCAATAACCTGGATGTCACCTTACGAATTATTTGGAAACGTGTACCAAAGACAAGGCGAGTCATTTGATAAGGATCTTTGTGGCGTTGGTCCATAGCGAACTAAAGGTTGTTTACAGTGATATAAATCTTGACGAGGACATGCCAAAACACTTGCGCtaatatttcatttaatttaaagtcAACGGATTTATATTACAAGTCATAAACTATATTAATTGTACATTTCTCTACCTAATTCGCACCTCACATGGGGgcaacttaaataatattttaacagaCATAGCTGTAAACATTTGTGTGGGCGAGATTTACAGATAGCTATTTACCATTAAAATTACTTCAAAGTTGCCAAAATTAATATCTGTTGCAAGTCTACAAATTAATTTGACTGTTATAAACTCAAAGTCTACGGCTatatttttagatatttcaaTAAATCGTTTGAATATGCTAGAAAATCACATATTGTTTAAATATTCAAACTATTTAATAGCCAAGTCAAAATTAATATCTGTTGAAAGTCTACAAATAAATTTGACTGTTATAAACTCAAAGTCTACGGCTatatttttagatatttcaaTAAATCGTTTAAATGtgctaaaaaataacatattgTTTAAATATTCAAACTATTTAAATAGCCAAGTCAAAATTAATATCTGTTGCATAAGTCTACAAATAAATTTGACTGTTAGAAACTCAAAGTCTACGGCTatatttttagatatttcaaTAAATCGTTTATCTATGCTAAAATAATCACATATTGTTTAAATATTCAAACTATTTAATAGCATTTCAAGTGCAACTTGTCTGAGAACTTCGCTCTGTTCCTGGTACAAGTTGCAGGTGGGATGTATCCTGtcattttattattaggtattttatttatcgggTTATTTTCGATTTCCTTCAAACATACatattaagtataaataaactaCGTgagactaaaataaataaatttagtacttaagtactaatcaagaaaatataattttcGAATTTAATTACATGTCTGTCTTATGCGTTTAAAAAGAACTTtcgccgctttttttatactatgttttTTTACTTGCATCATTTtagattaagtaagtacctaactgaACGACTGCTTTGAAATCACATCAAAATTAAATGTTGTTTGCAGAGCAATCGACAGCGTATGGGCTATTCCGCAAGACGGGTCGCTTCACGCCGCCCGCGCGCTCCATACCGCGCTTCCGCAAGTACAACATAGAGGACTTCCACTTTGTCAAGGTCCTCGGGAAAGGCAGCTTCggaaaggtgagttttttcatattttaaagataaaacAGTATGACCAGAGTGAAATTTTAACACGGGACCTTACTCTGCCAGAGCCAGTCGAAAAAAAtgataactcgcgggaaaaaattgaagaaatttaaaccttatgtaatttaattttttctaattaaattaataaaatatctcgagttatcaacttcttcccgccgtgtaccggTTTATTCTCATTATGAATTTAACAATTCATATGTGAACTTGAACTAATACTTAATAATAAGCGTTAAGAAAATAACAAAAAGGTAGTTCTACACAATACTCGTTAATGCTTCaagtaaagttttatttattcaagtataggtaggtaaactTGAAAATAACTGTATGTTATGTTCCGCCTATGAATCCCATTAAGAGCAAAGCAGATTAAGTAATCCATTGTTAGACCTACCGCCATTTCATCGTACCGCGACGATAGAAGATCGAGAAATTCCTAATCAATCTAACTAAATAAATCATTCAATTTCTTGAGGTCAGCGCTTGGCTATCGAGGAATACGGTACGCGGTGATTACGGTGCGAatgttacctacctaaccctgtTGAATGATTTCCCATATAAGTGAAATGCGGTTTCATCATCATTTAACTTTGGGGTAGCTCTTTGTTCTTACTGAAACAATAAATAACTTAAGAAACAACAGATACAGAAAGCAATTAGCATTGTTTTCGTTGACCTAAATGCACCCAGAGTTGAGTCGAGCCGAGTGCCAGACGGCCGACCAGAGGATAAAAATGGCACGATGGATCTATCAGTGCAAATCAATTTCGCGCCTGACAGCCCCCGATCAGTTATAGATATTACGCAAATAAATTATTCAATAATCAAGCCATAGTTTTGTGGTACCGATATCctgtaacaattttatttattacgtacctaatacctacttgaCTGAGTAAATAAATACCAAAAAGACAACAGAAAGTACTAACTACTAAGACTTTGACTTAATACAAAACCGACAATCGATAATAGATTTCAGAGAGCAAGTATTACGTTACGAGTAggtttattatatataattttaggtagtattatatgtaaattttaggtaggtatattgtatactagctgttgcccgcgacttcgtacgcgtggatttgtatattggtggttatatattctacattagcttagaacattatgcagcaaaagatcgcagtaagacggttaatcatttgttaattattaatattacaacgcatgatacttgtctttcacaacctacgaagcttcaagcccctaactgaataaaattgttctcgatataatccctctcaaccagaagattttcatgtcctctatttaataaaacctactacttaactacctatttacgaagtttgaagttcctagctttaaataaaatttgaaccctatacaaactttcaacccctttttaaccattttaggggatgaatttttacaaacgctgaaattacttttcttgtattttaataatatgcccatatacaaagtttacaacgattaaagtcccgcactcaaatgaatgtttgacctctatacaaatcttcaacccctttttcaccaccatggggatgaattatcaaaaactctgaaatttgttttcttctcttttgatgaaatacctttttacgaagtttcaagtttgtttgcaactttacaaactttcaaccccctttcgaccctttaagagatgaattttaaaaacgctgaatttacttttcgcgtattttaataaaatgccattttacaaagactcacaaaaatgtttgatctccatacaaactttttaccctttttcaccactttgagagatgaattttcaaaaacgctgaaataagttttcttctcttttaataaaatacccttttaagaagtctcgagttcctagcttaaaataaaatttgaaccccataaaaactttcaacccctttttaacccttttaagggatgtacttttaaaaacgttgaaattacttttcttgtattctaataaatg encodes:
- the LOC134650175 gene encoding uncharacterized protein LOC134650175 isoform X1 — its product is MPLYSDHISNMYYSGSPSYSAPYSYGSKTPIGSSYSASYLNPGSNYSNHSSLGGYTRPQVSSRWITSSGRTYSPILSTISERNTSSPSRVSSPRRIASYKRSYVPSSYTPRPININTADIDVSRNKYRPKTESPPPPPPQADAPTADNENGPFMPRIDGKPETGIDSSPGELRSTIKRGRTVVRLHTIKRKDRDSPRKPLDESQKSSAEEGDKSESVVDNAPFKDASESMKWREKLSEDLIYKEKKEKKTIGTKLMEKFIVKDNNDSDIEITSNSKNKQEHALSAPLAPHSSTSRSPTRRCSVEILAEQANVLDSLIRNENLSTATLDLSKVGTEESVGITGGQRNPLKTTKSDNSLYDRFRKSRGSKELRHSLKRRSLKRSSSGGRLDSITEFPREALCSLPSIEENRSSIKYVNAKPKPKLKAKITGTVEVSPPTSALKFKVGEVVVEEKPRALKKEISFSSSVDSSFDDCPENRNRSITNALRKSRMRSSIRRKTDLESNVPSPEPDDSNFWDKIGKRETVYLLKRKQNIEDAREKHRRALFWFPEDEAPSANEDHIESPPNVNDSHKTDSLDIENTAKQQDTTNIDVSDVTVEASILPKEPELPSSDINSNMQLTNPEIKNDNKHSSLFGSKEVKEISTKQASETIYQDVNKPLISDGILNVKQEKSNARIVNNSDVKKPDEVEVSNQVPQINKNIKFPKSEEDKISKLDKAPEQSMNPLVPSNKNIKEVLLQEHSESVICSKSIRPEDLKVIETKDDIILKPRKTDVAVLDNKVNDSKQESSKEFKTEEKICPVHGKKDKTTSQIETNAESSKVKKAESPESSKMEDKTSPLHSKKVIMSPYVETKAELNKIKEQESSKAKQTGENNSTDSKKEGMPLHISVKVESSIPSTITKVSTVEQADSEGCMSPETTYKTVEVRVDSEANTQEANTVTEKAVESPSSEAAPSQIPVIIESVNIPKEETAVNNEEQKAREIIKAENKSINKEKEQPRQSPSLEITKVPIRKPVKEELAVRPLIATPRPLQKKSPQVIHSSSSSSSSSEEDTSDDEDADESDTSEESTEFFECETTADGRTSTGSNDSGFDSSAPTSPAGFVHVKKDCDVNCHRKCEKLTANLCGVNQRLLVEALSSRSASVVSKRGGETPGTSAAAPNTPDFHEQELEQSTAYGLFRKTGRFTPPARSIPRFRKYNIEDFHFVKVLGKGSFGKVLLAELRDTEYYYAVKCLKKDVVLEDDDVECTLIERRVLALGTNHPYLCHLFATFQTDSHLFFVMEYLNGGDLMFHIQQSGRFPESRARFYAAEIVSGLKFLHKRGIVYRDLKLDNILLDFDGHVRIADFGMCKLQIYLEKTADTFCGTPDYMAPEIIKGLKYNQTVDWWSFGVLLYEMLIGQSPFSGCDEDELFWSICNEMPSYPRFLSTDSLNILTRLLDKDARTRLGGIECMHGDVRDQDFFRQIPWDRLERRELEAPFKPKVRHPLDTQYFDRAFTGERPRLTAVEPHVLRSMDQQPFRGFSYTNPNATDR